One window from the genome of Pseudanabaena yagii GIHE-NHR1 encodes:
- a CDS encoding pentapeptide repeat-containing protein, giving the protein MDAKEFLQLYRAGRKVFSNVDLVGADLKAIDLHKIDFSHASMSKSNFANAKLCRANLSGADLSYANLNSADLHRANLRHANLKGADLRKADLRGADLRGANLSWANLQETLFEGAQMTNANLYNAKN; this is encoded by the coding sequence ATGGATGCTAAAGAATTTTTGCAACTATATCGAGCGGGACGAAAAGTGTTTTCTAATGTCGATCTTGTGGGTGCAGATTTAAAAGCGATCGACTTACACAAAATTGACTTTAGCCACGCATCAATGAGCAAAAGCAATTTTGCTAATGCCAAGCTCTGTAGAGCTAATCTGAGTGGCGCAGATTTGAGCTACGCAAATTTAAATAGTGCCGATCTGCATCGTGCTAATCTCCGTCATGCCAATTTAAAGGGAGCGGATTTACGCAAAGCTGATCTACGTGGGGCTGACTTACGGGGTGCAAACTTAAGTTGGGCAAACTTGCAAGAAACACTTTTTGAGGGCGCTCAGATGACAAATGCGAACTTGTATAACGCCAAGAACTAA